Proteins encoded together in one Drosophila albomicans strain 15112-1751.03 chromosome 2R, ASM965048v2, whole genome shotgun sequence window:
- the LOC117576651 gene encoding probable serine/threonine-protein kinase yakA isoform X2 gives MSANSSNQKLQQMSTDADQLAKVTMTKTKNEEAGGGGGGEGGGEVSELTEMPRVCRCCCKRDMELLQIFDESTNHTTPTTAKQTQQQQHQLSSLSLRRRSKQQQRHEEEQQKRKCDNPVDYALSGAHSNMDTVLEEMIIWKLNISCNDGLPQEICRQCKAQFIMLAKFRRRCGRVQQILRGYAQQIAERQSLNKDLDKDKETNKPPQNQTESQLERKRRLEEPQTVEKEASSAKIQRRLDSPQANRGTKQSTTTTTSRVSKSRSPCKRMNKPWRTKAARKQLSDTSSSSVSGPRLEAFTAVTTFASSTSSSSAPTTPDYLSDLSVNPCRGFANDDSSSIALSSCDGETSPPSNSKLQFPPKRALQRSQIVLRNRRRLSTPVKRAKRIVRKTPEKSKQLKIKPEADEPNAQDVGNKLAESPTSSTDESRAEESKATEIVNEEQIRKSEAINTAIKEQTKDETMPNEEMKSKAKETIEESDKLREENETETESGTKPEQEMEMEQAVQFEELTSSTEQTQPAVPSPECEVEVSLASNDEQQKSELIVSIPLEALDDELQHKLCNAEAKEGRAEEEGEGEAAVGKENGEIDDVNNNENEHFCRSATADSFNAAVALETKQIEAEPDGGSGGGEGAGGVDDDMPTLESLVELQEKKVDEESEQVVLSVPRITHSSMDFLAEFEKHCEKTLKEHQQKQQQQQPQAPLEPLQLEEAKQQMQVEMNDVESTLHGILNEMQDQHLYTPVCTPIDEFLTPADYAPLPETESAPPTPANASDLYEPATVQQQQQSQQQPQVKDGNLFDSSNFSNELIGFQNDMPCFENIESSPESMAAQQSLQLELTQLLNDLQPPTVINSSSSNNTPQQQQPQLQTQQQQLLPPAQLVPLETTSYDALYPAAPAATPVTAPISPLSDNSASKLQLIQMQPQEPLWQAQAAAAVAAAAAHQTTHLQWSTVGGLEAIKTLPSSNLDNTTTTYYINASDLYQQTNNLTSDSYALLDNNENYILEQQQQQQQQQQQQQQPIMILIQQPELQPVASASNPQQAPLHITYASALGNELHGYQSPQHQQPQQQQQPHQQQQQSSPPPPQRQQQLQLQQQVQNPNQTVLGLPQLVAPPPPRGRPPMLKCRFCQNGPRFASSLEYSRHIIELHPAVAPFNCPHCPQSFAGRSKRNQHILSHHVVQQFHCGQCSQMFPAQRALDLHLQRFHMPLLADAGGDGVRLEEVQLQIATKAQQPSQALQTSPLLAALEQPSPSPSQPRRTRILCCPDCEDCTASVSSHQHRKEQPYEELSNLQPPPTVLTPPSTIASLPSPQPVCPTSHITLPSPEQSEPDSTTATLRHFRKRSVPTSAVSTPTTTTAATTMLMTAASPSSSPSSSTMENSASLQMSKLRGSHQCLVCDKRFTNIIALRKHQQLAHDSQTTMPWVCAICKRGYRKRTDMDNHMKSHEPKGRPYECNKCWVRFPEFKQLAMHKFTVHELIKPHTCDECGKQFGTESALKTHIKFHGAHMNTHLPLGVFLNDKTTAQLPNKLEHPGNEELLPLTPLSNVHSGGSISEDCPGSVEMVESSMAQSLEMIIDAP, from the exons ATATCATGTAACGATGGATTACCCCAAGAGATTTGCCGACAATGCAAAGCACAGTTCATTATGCTGGCCAAGTTCCGACGGCGTTGTGGGCGCGTGCAGCAGATACTTCGGGGATACGCTCAGCAGATTGCCGAGCGTCAGTCGTTGAACAAAGATCTCGATAAGGATAAGGAAACTAATAAGCCACCACAAAATCAGACTGAATCACAATTAGAGCGCAAGCGTCGCTTGGAGGAACCGCAAACAGTTGAGAAGGAAGCTTCTTCAGCCAAGATACAGCGACGTCTCGATTCTCCGCAAGCCAATCGTGGAACGAAGCAATCTACGACGACGACCACTTCGAGAGTCTCGAAGTCGCGTTCACCCTGCAAACGAATGAATAAACCCTGGCGAACGAAGGCAGCGCGAAAGCAACTATCGGACACAAGCTCTTCGAGTGTGTCTGGGCCACGTTTAGAAGCCTTCACAGCAGTCACAACATTCGCTTCCTCCACATCTTCCTCGTCGGCTCCGACAACTCCAGACTATCTCAGCGATTTGTCGGTGAATCCGTGTCGTGGTTTTGCCAACGACGACAGTTCCTCAATCGCATTGTCCAGCTGCGATGGTGAAACGTCACCGCCAAGCAATTCTAAATTACAGTTTCCGCCCAAACGCGCCTTGCAAAGATCGCAAATAGTACTGCGAAACAGACGAAGATTAAGCACACCCGTGAAGCGAGCTAAGCGCATCGTACGCAAGACTCCGGAGAAATCAAAGCAGCTAAAAATAAAGCCGGAAGCTGATGAGCCAAATGCTCAAGATGTGGGCAATAAATTGGCGGAGTCTCCGACGAGCAGCACAGATGAATCCAGGGCAGAGGAAAGCAAGGCGACAGAAATAGTTAATGAAGAGCAAATCCGCAAATCAGAAGCCATCAACACTGCAATTaaagagcaaacaaaagaTGAAACAATGCCAAATGAAGAAATGAAgagcaaagccaaagaaacAATTGAAGAGAGTGACAAACTGAGAGAggaaaatgaaactgaaacagaatcTGGAACAAAGCCAGAGcaggagatggagatggagcaAGCTGTGCAATTTGAGGAGTTGACTTCGTCCACGGAGCAAACTCAACCCGCAGTACCATCTCCCGAATGTGAAGTGGAAGTGAGTCTGGCATCAAATGATGAGCAGCAAAAGTCCGAGCTGATTGTCAGCATACCTCTGGAGGCGCTCGATGATGAGCTGCAGCACAAACTGTGCAATGCTGAGGCAAAGGAGGGGAGAGCAGAAGaggaaggagaaggagaagcagCAGTTGGCAAGGAGAACGGCGAGATCGATGATGTGAATAACAATGAGAATGAGCATTTTTGCCGGAGTGCTACAGCAGATAGCTTCAATGCTGCTGTGGCACTCGagacaaaacaaattgaagcaGAACCCGATGGAGGAagtggaggaggagaaggagcagGAGGCGTGGATGATGATATGCCAACACTAGAAAGTCTCGTGGAGCTGCAGGAAAAGAAAGTGGATGAAGAGAGCGAACAGGTTGTGCTGTCAGTGCCACGCATAACGCACAGCTCGATGGATTTTTTGGCCGAGTTCGAGAAGCACTGCGAAAAGACGTTGAAGGAACatcagcagaagcagcaacagcagcagccacaggcGCCATTGGAGCCACTGCAGCTGGAGGAGGCCAAGCAGCAGATGCAGGTTGAAATGAACGATGTGGAGAGCACGCTGCATGGCATACTCAACGAGATGCAGGATCAGCATCTCTACACGCCCGTCTGCACACCCATCGATGAGTTTCTCACACCCGCCGACTATGCGCCGCTGCCCGAGACGGAATCCGCGCCGCCAACACCTGCGAATGCCAGCGATCTCTATGAGCCAGCGAcggtgcaacaacagcaacaatcacagcagcagccacaagtGAAGGATGGCAATCTGTTTGATAGCAGCAACTTCAGCAACGAGCTGATTGGCTTCCAGAATGATATGCCCTGTTTTGAGAACATCGAGTCATCGCCTGAATCGATGGCCGCGCAGCAAAGTCTGCAGCTAGAGCTGACGCAGCTGCTCAACGATTTGCAACCGCCAACCGttatcaacagcagcagcagcaacaacactccacaacagcagcagccacagctgcaaacgcaacagcaacagttgttgcCGCCTGCCCAGCTGGTGCCGCTAGAGACAACCAGCTATGATGCACTGTATCCTGCAGCGCCGGCAGCAACACCAGTCACCGCACCCATCTCTCCGCTCTCCGACAACTCAGCCAGCAAATTGCAGCTGATACAAATGCAACCACAAGAGCCACTGTGGCAGGCACAAGCAGCCGCCgcagttgccgctgccgccgcccaCCAGACGACACATTTGCAATGGTCCACTGTGGGTGGGCTGGAGGCCATCAAGACGCTGCCCAGCAGCAATTTggacaacacaacaacaacgtacTACATAAATGCCAGCGATCTCTATCAGCAGACAAACAATTTGACGAGCGACAGTTATGCGTTGCTCGACAACAATGAGAACTACATCttggagcaacagcagcagcagcaacaacaacagcagcagcagcagcaaccgatAATGATACTCATTCAGCAGCCGGAGCTGCAGCCAGTGGCATCAGCGAGTAATCCGCAACAGGCGCCGTTGCACATCACGTATGCTTCGGCGCTGGGCAACGAGTTGCACGGCTATCAATCACCACAACatcagcagccgcagcagcagcagcaaccacaccagcagcaacagcaatcgtcgccgccgccgccacagcggcaacaacagctacagctgcagcaacaagtacaaaatccaaatcaaaCAGTATTAGGTTTACCACAACTTGTggcgccgccgccaccgcgaGGAAGGCCGCCAATGTTAAAGTGCCGCTTCTGTCAGAACGGACCGCGTTTCGCGAGCAGCTTGGAGTACAGTCGCCACATCATCGAACTGCATCCCGCCGTGGCACCCTTCAACTGTCCGCACTGCCCGCAATCGTTTGCCGGCCGCAGCAAACGCAACCAGCACATCCTCAGCCATCATGTGGTGCAGCAGTTCCATTGCGGCCAATGCTCACAAATGTTTCCCGCCCAGCGAGCCCTCGACCTGCATCTGCAGCGCTTTCACATGCCGCTTCTCGCCGACGCAGGCGGCGATGGTGTCCGGCTAGAGGAGGTGCAGCTGCAGATAGCCACCAAGGCGCAGCAGCCATCGCAAGCGTTGCAAACATCGCCTCTACTGGCAG CGCTTGAACAgccgtcgccatcgccatcgcagCCACGAAGGACGCGCATACTTTGCTGCCCCGATTGCGAAGACT GCACTGCATCTGTGAGCAGCCATCAACATCGCAAGGAGCAGCCTTACGAGGAACTGAGCAATCTACAGCCACCGCCCACAGTGCTGACTCCACCATCGACAATTGCGTCGCTACCATCGCCGCAACCAGTGTGCCCAACGTCGCATATAACGCTGCCCTCGCCGGAGCAATCGGAGCCGGACTCGACGACAGCGACGCTGCGGCACTTCCGCAAACGTTCGGTGCCCACAAGTGCAGTGTCAAcgccaacgacgacaacagcgGCCACAACAATGCTGATGACTGCAGCATCGCCTTCGTCGTCACCATCGTCATCCACAATGGAGAACAGCGCATCGCTGCAGATGAGCAAACTTCGCGGCAGCCATCAGTGTCTGGTGTGCGACAAGCGATTCACCAACATCATTGCGCTGCGCAAGCATCAGCAGCTGGCTCACGACTCACAGACGACGATGCCGTGGGTCTGTGCGATCTGTAAGCGGGGATACCGGAAACGCACCGACATGGACAATCACATGAAGTCACATGAGCCGAAGGGTCGACCGTATGAGTGCAATAAGTGTTGGGTGAGATTCCCGGAGTTTAAGCAGCTGGCGATGCACAAATTCACCGTCCATGAGCTGATCAAGCCGCATACGTGCGATGAGTGTGGTAAACAATTTGGTACGGAGAGCGCCTTGAAGACGCACATTAAATTTCATGGTG CTCATATGAACACACACTTGCCGCTGGGCGTATTTCTCAACGATAAAACTACAGCGCAGCTGCCCAACAAATTGGAGCATCCGGGCAACGAAGAATTATTGCCACTGACGCCTCTGAGCAACGTCCACAGTGGCGGCAGCATCAGTGAAGATTGCCCCGGATCCGTGGAGATGGTTGAGAGCAGCATGGCCCAGTCGCTGGAGATGATTAT